From the Trifolium pratense cultivar HEN17-A07 linkage group LG4, ARS_RC_1.1, whole genome shotgun sequence genome, the window tttcaccaTATTTTTTGCCTTCTTAAGCTAAAATTCAGCTTAACAataaattttccaaaaatagtatatattgaaaaaagaagaaaggagCAAAGAAATTAAATCTGAAAAGTCAAATCTCAGCTGAGCTGAAGAAACAAAACCTCGCCGCAACAAACTGTCCTTAACTTTAAAGTAACAACCCTCAAATTCTAAGGTATATACATGTCTCTGTCTAGTTTACAACTGTTTATGACACGGACATGAACAGTAAATGGATCTGTCATAgattcttctcttcttcttccatgTCCTTTAAGGCCGTGTTTGTTTCTCTCTGTCTTttcataattctttttttaccttttgctgattttgtttataatttagcTCTGTTTGTTTCATAGAACTAGAGTGGAGAAAAAAAATGGGAGTGGAGAGTGCTTCTTCTAGCTCAAATTCATGGTCACAGTATGATGAAGATGATAATAGTAGCAAAAATAATAGCAGTGTTGTGGTTTTGAATGTCTATGATCTTACTCCGATTAATAATTACATGTATTGGTTTGGATTTGGGATCTTTCACTCCGGCATTGAAGGTAGGTACTTTCTTTCTTTGCTTCAATTTGTTGTGATCTGATCTGTGTTTGAGGTGTTTTTGTTTGCTGTTTTAGTTTATGTCTGTTTATCAATCTTTTAAGGATGTTATGTTACTAGTTCAAAATTAGCATGATAGTTTGTTTAGGAGTACTAGTTTGGTGCTTAGTCTTATCTGTTTGTTGTATCAGGCTGTTATTGATGATATTCAGATTTGTCATATAGTTGTGTCTATGGCAATGTAGAGGAGTAGCAAAATGTGAACTAATTGCTAATACGCTATTGTTCTACAATACGCTATTTAATACAAGGTGTTGTTAAAGAGTGACTATTGTGGCGTTATAGTGTTGTATGTAGCATAGCGGAActtgaacaaactgctattgAAACACTATTAATATTGTCCCTGTGAACATAACTCAGTTGGCAGGGACATTGCAACATGTAAGGGCCGAGGCTCAAACCCAAAATTCTCCACTTATTCAGCTTAAGAGGTGAAATTCTGgctactagactacttgacaaaaaaaaatgttgatagAGCACATTGAGAAGTTGTGACTAGCTACATTAGCTCAAACGGTTACAAAGTAATCCATAGGAATATTCTAGAATCCTCTTCGCTCGCCAATGACTGTTACAAAGtacaaataaaagtaaatataaaaacatgGTGATAGAGCACATTAAGAAGTTGTGACTAACAAATCAATTAGGGAAATGAAACTATAAGATAAAGTGAAGTTATCAAATGGCAAATTACTGTAACATATAGGCTCCCCTTTTCTAGATGGTATATTGTTTGCAACTTTTCTAGATGAAGTGGGAGAAACAAGTTCAACACTGGTTACTGAATAATCTTGCTTGATTTCAAAATAGAAGCCGAAGAGCATAGTTTGTAACTGATTAGCTTCGTAAATCAGAGAGGTAACTGTATAAAGAATAAAATGACCATGCATAAAATTACCGAATTTTATCTATTTGAATCGGTCTTTAGAATTTTTTAGCAGATGCTATCGCTCCATAAAACATGTTACATTTGTTGTATATATTAAAACATTCTCTGTTGTTACTGTTGTCCTAAACTTCTAATCCTTGTTATCATTCCTAATCTACGGAACTTTTTCTGTCATTGTTACTTTTATTCTCAAATAGTGTATGGTAAGGAGTATGGATTTGGAGCCCATGACTTCCCAGCTAGTGGAGTTTTTGAAGTTGAGCCAAAGAATTGCCCTGGATTCATATATAGATGTTCCATCAATTTGGGCCAAATAAAAATAAGCCCTACAGAATTCCGGACATTTATTGAAAACATGGCTTCAGAGTATCATGGCGACACGTATCACCTTATATCTAAGAACTGCAATCATTTTACAGATGATGTCTCATTAAGATTGATCGGAAAACATGTCCCGGGTTGGGTGAATCGGCTTGCTAAGCTAGGTAAGTCTCGAAAGAAAAATCTCTTATAAGCATATTTTTCACACCTCTATGTATCTCTATTCTCCATATTTATCTTctgaattatttttatgaatcgGATTGTAGTTCCTTTCATCTTTAGTTTGTTCATGTTTTTAGCAAGTAGACACATCTTACATCAATCTTCTGTTTACCCAACTTGTCGGTCTATAAAGTTTAAGGTTACTATATGACAAGTTTTTCGGAAAACATACTTAAATGGACaaggaaagaaaaatatttatctaGAAATATAAAGTTATAGGCTCTATAGCGTAAGACAAAATATAAGTTCTGTAGTGTGTAATTACTCGTTCTGTCATGTTATCCCTATTCTTGCAGACTAGACATGCATAATTGTtatgaaaaaaacaataaaaatagtaCCAAGTTCACCCTTTTGGTCAATATTTCAGGTGCTTTGTGCAGCTGTCTACTTCCTGAAAGTCTTCAAGTAACAAGTGTTAAACAGCTACCCGAATACCATGAGTGCTCGGGTATGTATATTTCTTGTTCCGTGTTTTTTCTCTTCGAACATGCATACTTGTTTTCCAtcttatttatatatgtaaCCTTTTGTGACACCTCTCTGGTGAATGTTTGCAGAAGATGAATTTGTGGACTCTCTCTCAACTGCCACACCCCACGGATCACCAGAAATAGACAACGAGCAAGAAAAACATCTTCTGTCACCATCATCTCGTACCGAGGATGTTACTTTCGTTAAAGAAGCCCACACAAATTGAATGTGATTTGTTCAAGGTGAGAACCCTTGAATTATTGCAGGCTATCTTTGGTTGAATATCTGTCTATTTGATTTGGAGCGATTCTCTTTAAAAAAAGATCAAGTTCTTTCATGGCTTTCTGTATTGTATTTGGCTAATTCATTGTATTTGTATTGGAAGAATCCAAATTATATctagtgttgttttttttttttaaatttattgtagtTTTTCAATGTAAAGGTGTAAACGACATCCTTGTAAGTTGTCTGTAATCTGTTAGTTACGAGACATTTTGATgtaagttatgaagcattcttAATGGATATTCCAGTTTGTTTGGGAGATTTGTgtgacaaaaagaaaaagaacttcAAGTTAGAATACAAGTGTTTAAAATTGTTTGGATGGTGCTGCTATGTTCCTGTACAATAGTAAAAGAAATTAGGGAGCTTCTATGGTGCATTCTTATTTTGGACTGTTTTGATACATTCCTTTTAATCGACCAATAGAATGTCAATTAATTCCACATCAGCGCATGTCCATGATGAATCCTatgaaacttttatttattgcacATCAGTCCCTCATTaagttaatattaaatatatattatatcataattataattataagtataataatctaaatctaaataaatcaaaaccttaagtaaaaaagaaatacaaaatcaaaaccaaaacacGGCCAAATGAAGAACACCTTGTGTATAATACCAGAAAATCTTAAACCCATAAGatttcaaactcaaaatttaaaTCTCAAGATCCATTGTTTctagaaaattttattaaactcataAGATTTTAAACAAATCGAGTAAGAAAATCGAATAGTATTAGTGGATTTGATTCATCTAAATCGATTAGTGGTGGCATATGTGGTGGTGGCAAGATCTCCTTTTCAAGTAAAAAATGTAAGTTTAGGTATTTTGTTTTAGaccatttgaatcaaaattaaaatcataaatgtattgaaaatcgtttttgtgatgtttctaggtaattaattgttattatgGACGTTTAAATGACCACAAACAGTCGGGTTGTCGCTGAAAATCGCGGGTCTGAAACCGGGTCGATGTGACCCGgctgaaggttgaagatgaaggttgatttaatatatttttatcaatagtgttttataaatattatctaACGCACAAAAAGTCACTAATTAATAATGTGTCTTAGCGGTTGATGGGTTTATCAGTTATTAGCGTgttgtgggttcgaatcccATCTGTTGTAATTTTTTGcgaattatattttataaaaacacCCTTGTAAATACAGAAAGAAAAATAGAACTGGCAAAGCCAAGTTTCGAACACACAACCTGCCGGTAAGAAACATAAACTTAACTGCTAAACTATATGATAATCGCTTAATAATTTTGCACTCCCTAATAATATATTTCAGTATATCCGGTTATAATAATCTTTAAATAGTTTTTTAGTTGAAtcgaaataaaatttaatttatatgtaccgtctaaaattattttacacatgcttctaataatatatcaatacatcatgtatggtatttaaaaacacatgatgtgtcaagttcattaaatgatgtggcaataCATCATTTGATGCATGTGTAGAGAATCTTTACACCAACGgtgcataacaattaaactcatcgaaatataatcttaagtcaaattatgttttatatttttaaattttaatttgtttttataatttttaagttatTATCTTCAACCGATGAAAAACACTCGATCAAAGATTATGGTTAATAGTGTTTCGGTTGAACCGGGGTATAATTTTCAATCAAATATTAGGATAAATAGTGCTTCAATTGAACCGAAGTATAATCTAAAGTcaaattatactatttttttttttcaaaaacaatattattctttatttttttaatgttactttatttatataatttttaagtcattaacttcaacCAGAGTATTACCCTTAATCAAAAACTAGAGTTAATAGTGCTTCAGTTAAACCAAAATATAATCTTCAGTCAAAGCCTAGAGTTAATAGTGCTTTAATTGAACTGAAGTATAATCTAAGtcaaattatactttattttttaatttttattattttatataatttgtaaCTCATTAACTTCAACCGAGTATTATCATCAGTCAAAAACTATAGTTAACATTGCTTCAAGTTGAACTGAAATACAATCTTTAGTCAAAGGCTAAAATTAATAATGCTTCAATTGAACTGAAGTACTATTAACCATAATCTTTGACTTATGATTATACTTCGgttgaagttaatgacttaaaaattatataaataaagtaaaaatttaaatttaattaattaaaatgtaatttcgatattttaaaaaaaattaaaagttaaaagcctagagttaaaaaatttaaattaaaagttaaaaaattaaaattaaaagcctagagttaaaaaattaaaattaaaagttaaaagttaaaaaattaaaattaaaatgtgtaccggtacattgtTGAGGTGGTTAAATATGTAGAAATCATTTAATgtagattttgtttctttattaatatttatatattaaacattatttttaatattttataaatatatcattCACACAAATATTAAATTCCACAATTGTTGggcataaatttggtatttatttaCTAAATTCAAATGGTAGGTCCAACAATTCATCGAATGCTAAGGTATTATGCAATTAGCATTTAAGTCACTTCGAAATTCAAGTGCGTTGATTGAAAGAATGATTCGAAAGAGGTTTCGAAGCAGCGTCTTTAGAGTGTACGCGTCAGAAGGCGTTTCGAAAGATGGATTGGACCAACAGGGTTAGCAAGTTTCGGCCCAAAGAATCAACAAAAGCCCAATAGAGGTTTGGCGCGCTGAAGGAAGGAGATTCGAAACGTGGAGAACGTGGGTGTACATGGCGAAGCATGGAGAGTTCAGATCATCTGGAGCGGTTGTGGTTTAgtcacaatatatatatatatatatatatatatatatatatatatatagcagtTCTTCATTAGAAATCGAGGTCACAAAATCTTATACAAACTTCTCtgaaaaattctaagtactcatgCGATCGAACGAACGAAATTCTGAAGAGAAGatatatgttttgtgaaccGTTTATTCTCTCGTTTTAATTGAAGCTTTCTCATAAAACTGTCATTTCGAGGCGATTCgatttagttgtttttctttatttatttgcgtAGTAGATGAACTCTACATGTTTGTTGGGTTTCTGACGAACATTCATACGTATTTCACCAAACAAACAAGCATAAAATTGTCcagagatttactagttgatctcgaaagtttaaatacttaaactagcgctTGTTTACCAATTTTCACTGTaaacaataaatcaaatttgcATCAAATCTTTCCATTTATGATTTTAACCTTTTCTTAAGCaaacagtttttttaaaattcaaatattatgatattattataatatcctagaaattaatattatttttgtattttaacaacatgtgatatttttttaaaaaaaacatatgattTCTTTAAACattagggtataataggaagataagatgcaaaaatatacattcttaatttggtgttactATCCTAAAtggacacttataaaaaaattgagggagtattatatt encodes:
- the LOC123924631 gene encoding deSI-like protein At4g17486, which encodes MGVESASSSSNSWSQYDEDDNSSKNNSSVVVLNVYDLTPINNYMYWFGFGIFHSGIEVYGKEYGFGAHDFPASGVFEVEPKNCPGFIYRCSINLGQIKISPTEFRTFIENMASEYHGDTYHLISKNCNHFTDDVSLRLIGKHVPGWVNRLAKLGALCSCLLPESLQVTSVKQLPEYHECSEDEFVDSLSTATPHGSPEIDNEQEKHLLSPSSRTEDVTFVKEAHTN